taattctttctgcttgtattattattatgtgtatattttaacaaaaaaataaaaatattaagtttatcaATTTATCTATGTTTTTTTCATGTAATTCGGAACAATTTTCCGAAAAgcagaaactttaaaaaaaaaaaaatcatatttcgcatagaaacttgaaattaaaatttttcttttttacactacataataataaacaactttaataaacaactatattccagagaataaacaactatattccagagaataaacaactatattccaaagaaaaaacaactataTTCCAGAGaataaacaactatattccagagaataaacaactatattccagagaataaacaactatattccaaagaaaaaacaactataTTCCAGAGaataaacaactatattccagagaataaacaactatattccagagaataaacaactatattccaaagaaaaaacaactataTTCCAGAGaataaacaactatattccagagaataaacaactatattccagagaataaacaactatattccagagaataaacaactatattccagagaataaacaactatattccagagaataaacaactatattccagagaataaacaactatattccagagaataaacaactatattccAGAGAATTAACAACTATATTCCAGAGaataaacaactatattccagagaataaacaactatattccagagaataaacaactatattccagagaataaacaactatattccagagaataaacaactatattccagagaataaacaactatattccagagaataaacaactatattccagagaataaacaactatattccggagaataaacaactatattccAGAGAAGAAAAAATCCTACAAATTCtcaatgttaaaaaagttatttagctTTTTGTGAAGAGTGTTCGGTTTGCAATACTTTTACTCTAATTAATGTTTTGATttgaatgatatttttaatgatgattttaactatttagttcatacaaatttaaaaatattaccatATACAGTGgctaattaaatttgataaaaaaatccattaattaatgttttaaaaatcataaaaaatagttttaaattgtattaattcaaattgtttatattgcaaCTGATGGCACAGGCATCGAttgcaatataaataatttgattaataaCAATTGCAAGTGCATTTTTGCATGaactaatatttttcaaaaataaaaccaaaagtTCTACAcattaatacaatttaaaactatttttcatgatttttaaaacattaattaatagatttttttaaataaattttaattatttaattagcCACTGTATatggtaatatttttaaatttgtatgaactaaatatttgttttggAACAAAAATATTAGACAAATAGACATACTTATTAAAACATTTCTCGACATGGCTTCGAAATGCTTCTGTATCGTGGTAGCGTGCACTGCATTTACCACATTGAAAGCCTGCTGAAATTCTTGTTCCGTTGTCATGATTTTCTCTATCTTCTTTAATAACAAAGTCAGATTGATTAGACACAGGAGTTGCTGTGCGACTACCACCTATGTTATTCAGATCATCACTGCAGGTTGACCATGTATCAATAcctaattttgcaaaaaagggagttcatcaaaatatttcacctaatgctattttaaaataaacagtaataaaatacacaaaagaataccttgaaaatttttaagtgaGTTTAACCTATCAGATTGCCCACCATATGGACTATTAATTCGATTGGGGTGAATTGGATACTGATTATCATTTAGTTGCCAGTTGAAGGTAGATGGCATTCTTACTAAATTGTTACTATTTAAGTTTTCACCATTAAAAATAACTGGCAATGTAGGAGCATGCTGAGACCAGATGttgtttacataattaaattcatttgatCCAccctgtaaaataaaaactatttttagaatTCTTCAGACCTCTTAACCAATGAAAAATTGAAGATAATTATTTACTTGACCAACTTGTCTCACTTGACTTGGAACATTAGATGGAGGAACCATCCATGGATCATTGCTTTGTCCTAGTAATGGAGATCTTGGAGAACGGTTTATGGCAGCTGTTGGATTTCGAGTTTGTTGATTCAAACCTTGTGCTTGTGACCATTGATCAAAGTCAGTTATATCACtaaaactaaagaaacaaaagttgtaaatattaaaattttttacaacttttacaaTCTTTAGACTCATGCATTCAAGTGAAAACTTTTATGTGTCATACTacaattggtaaaaaaaactaatgtttttaactttatgtgTGAATCTTAAAAACATAGTACCGTTagtaagttattagaaaaaaacaacaaacaaccTTTGAGGCCTTCTTGAGATTCCCCTAACATTATTAGGGAATCCATTCAAGCTTGATTGTCTTGATAAGGAAGGATCATTTACTGGAGAACCTTGACGTCCATTTAAAACAGGACTTGTTAAGTCTTGGCTCACAGCAGAAGAATTTTTCAACAAGTTTGAAGCCATGTCTGTCCCCATTCGAATTTTCGGATTGAAATAAGCAGGACTACTTAACTGTCGTGCAAATTTGTTACCTCcctataagtaaatataaaaacttattacctCCCTATGAATAactagtaataaaaattaacaaaagtatatatatatatatatatatatatatatatatatatatatatatatatatatatatatatatatatatatatatatatattgttaggTGTAAGTCATGCCTTTGAATAAATCTTTATGAGATTTCTTAAATCCTTGGTGAATAAAGGCAATTGTAAAATTTGATTTACTAAACACAAAAAAGAGATATCTAACAATAGATAGAATATACTGAAAGTAGGCAATTATAATTTCTGCTTTAGAAAATACATTAACATTTATACAGCATTAGcagaaaaaaactgttaaacCATTTTGTGACAATGCTTAAAATCAATCTTTTTGTCAATCATCATCATTCTTtacaacaaaaatcaatttcaatCCAAATAATCCAAGTCACAAGTATCTAATTTGGGTTCAATAAATCTGGACACACTAAAAAATCATGCTAACCTTAATAATCAAACACTCACAACTTTTTTCAAGCATCAATTAAAATCATACATTACAAATATATGACTTGAATGgatgataataaatttataagttttgatattgttatatattgaattatacataatattatatctaGACAACTCTctctctaatatatatatatatatatatatatatatatatatatatatatatatatatatatatatatatatatatatatatatatatatatatatatatatatatatatatatatatatatatatatatatatatatatatatgtatatatatatatatatatatatatatatatatatatatatatatatatatatatatatatatatatatatatatatatatatgtatatatatatatatatatatatatattagggtggttcttaaaacaactttttttgaaaatgactgCTGGCACCCTCTGAATATGTTGTGTATAATGAAAAAATGctggatttgaaaaaattttgaatttaaaatattttaaggggttgCTACAGACCCTCGAACATTAAataggtccctaatattatttaaaaaaaagtttttcaaaagtatgtcatgttgggtctcaaatgaagcgaaattatataaaaatttcaaaaatatggattattttattaaaatttgattattttagattttagtaaacagaaaataatgttttttaactaaaaacaaaaagtaaagtatttaacaaaattttttgattataattgtttttatcaatgtttttttataaaatgattcatatttttgaaatttctagataattttgcttcatttgagacccaacatgacatacttttgaaaaactttttttttaataatattaggggACCTATTTAATGTTCGAGGGTTGGTAGCAACCCcttgaaatatattatattcaaaaatttttcaaatccagcatttttttattatacacaaCATATTCAGGGGGTGCCAGcagtcattttcaaaaaaagttgtttttacaaccaccctaatatatatatatatatatatatatatatatatatatatatatatatatatatatatatatatatatatatatatatatatatatatgatatatatatatatatatatatatatatatatatatatatatgtatgtatgcaggtatgtatgtatgtatgtatgtatgtgtgtatgtatgtatgtatgtatatatgtatgtatgtatgtatgtatgtatgtatgtatgtatgtatgtatgtatgtatgtatgtatgtatgtatgtatgtatgtataattgGTTTATTTATCCTGATTCCTGAATATTTATCCTGAGGTTAAATATTCcataaatgaaagaaaaaactataaaaatttcaaaaagtaaatgCCAGATCAAAAAATCAGATACTTTATCAAAGTGGGTCTTTATCTTAAGATAAGTTTCACATGAAAGTAAAACATGTCAAACtttgaaaagtttgaaaagtgCTATAGTGGTCCTCAACTATTCAAATAGTTTAAAGTGTTACCCTAGTATTGacagaaaaaaacattatctaACCTTTTCAGAATTCaataattttgacttttaaaatttattttagtattttatctCTATAATGTTCTTTGAATTGTTGCATTTTTACCTCTATATTACTCTTTGGTAAGTCAGCACATGTCTCAATTCACTATTGGCAGGTGTAATTTTAAGAAAAGGTGtcaaaaagtaatgtttttactctgccaaatacaaaaataagtgACTTAATACCTTGTTACCAGCAAACTCAGTATCCAGATCCCAACTATTCACTGCAGGATAGCTGGGTGGTTTGTAACGTGTcacctttacaaaaaaaacacattagTATTGTTAGCAGAATTTAGGAAAGAGATTTTGACTGACATTAATAAATGCAGTATTAACAAAAGCTTCTCcgttacatttataaaacatattttagcaAAATTAGCAATACACAAGTgttgtaaacaaaatagtaaagatttctatatttaaataatcaatatatacaaaattcatACAAAATAAACTTATGCAACAATacttataaacaacatttatgGTACACTACTTATGAACAACATTTATAGaacaataattatgaaaaacatttgtggaaaaataattatgaacaaCATTTTTGGaacaatatttgtaaataagtttttaagaaagattccactaaataagaaagtatttataaataacaaagaaaaaataaataattagttaacTAATGGTTATCATTTGATTGTTATTCATTGGTtggcataaataatttttaaaaatcatttaaagacATTATGCTCaaactcagaaaaaaaaaaaatgctcaaaacaatgacaaaaataagaaatcccattatttatgaaaatcagcttgaaataataacaaaataagtaatacacacaaaaaaacaactttattaactaaaattagcaGATTTCTAAAAGCAGtctaaaaatcattttgtaatttagataaaataggcaatcaaagaaaaaaagatgtaTAAAGTAGCTTTTAAATACCTGATGTCCCATTTGTAGAAACTCTTGATTTTGAAGGATTCTTCTATCACCAGTATTAAGTCTCATGATGTGTTCTTGGTAtttatatacctaaaaaaagaaagaaaatctaataaaataaaaatgaacaaccCTAAAAACTAATTGGTTGATTCATCTAATTAAgacttatattataaactaagGGAAAGGTGGAattcttattaaattaaaaatactattacCTGTTCTTGCAAAGATTGGTTTCTACTCTGAAGAATTTCAAGATCTCTACGCATTTTTTCACGCTGTGCTTGTGCTCTTTCCCGATCTTTTCGCTCTGTTAAGACatcatctttaaacatttcagTCTAATGAAAAAGtatcaaattttatgaaatttaaaaaataaattatttcctACTAAGAcatcatctttaaatatttcagtctAACAAATAACATTAAGACATCATCTTTAAACATATCAGTCTAATGAAAACATTAAGACATTATCTTTAAGTATTTCAGTCTAATGAAAAAGtatcaagtttaaaattttttttttttttaatttcataaaatcaaatttatcaacactttttttgctttcatttacaatataaaactaTACAAAACTGCAACTGTTAATGTCATTTTCTTACTTATGGTTAACCATACCTTTAGCAAACCTTGTACTGAAATAACAGTTTTACCAATACCCTAATACTTTTCGATTGGCTGGACAATTTAGTGGGATAAGCTTATTGGTATAAAATTAACCTTTCTCAACTTATACCAATCTAACACTCCTGACACAAAGCTATGTCAGGCCAAAACAAACAAGATCTAGCTTTTGATCGAATGAGTGGGAAAAGTTGCTCTTGAAGACAAACTTCATATGTCAAGATTGATGGCCTTACAAAAGCTCTACTCTTTTTTCCGCAACTACAAAATGCTTGCCATGAGAAGAACTTTTTGTCTTATTTGTCACAAATTTGAATCTATAGTTGTTGCTTACACCGCCACAAAAAATTGAAGTATAATACTTGTCACCAGGAAGTTGCATTGTGATTTTCttacaaactaattttatttaacaaatacaaGTGGATGAGATTTTATGgctttttaaacacttttttaaacaattaaacagTATGAAAACATTAATTCATAGGCTGTCTGAATATTAAATGTAGATACACTATTTACATCATAAGAACAGATTAATAGTGTAAAAATGGATTACAAATTTTTACCAGAAATGTGGAGTCCCATAAAAGACTCTGGATTTAAAAGCCacaaaatgattatttctttctGGCTTTTGGTATTCAGAAGCTCTAAAAATGTAAAGACGCTATGAACTCAAGCTTACAAAATCttacacaattttaaaaaatggactcaatcttacaaaaatgtaaagatGCTATGGACTATGTGTGGACTACTTTCGTGAAAAAATCCAAAACTTTTAGATTAGAGGAACAATCAATTTTGAACCCTTTATTAGTCTTTATTAGTCCTAATGTCTACACAGGACTCTGAGCTGCAAAACAATAGGTTCTGAGTCATTAAATCTTatgaattttttcttaatacaGATAGAAGTCACTTAGCTTAGAGCTCCTGATACCAGAGACCAGGAAAAAATAACGATTTAAAGTCAGATTTCTTTTAGGACTCCACATTCCTGATTTTTACATAGTATACTTATTAAATGGTTATTGATGTTAATTATTCCTATGACTCCaaagattatttattaatataaaacaagtaaTACATTAaggtaatttaatttagttatttttttcaaatgtacaTCAACCAATCGAAATATAATTATATGAGAGTTATCTTTGTTCTCTGCTTAAACAAttagtaaacaataaaaaaagttgaagtatttaaaaaatgtttttgaccatatatatgataaaacattACCAcgctttaatttaaattcaattaaaatatgtttaaacaagttttaactaaaacatattaatacataaaatatgttaaaataaaatttaattttaaaaggaaaaaaattaaaataaaaaaggtcaGAAAAGCCAAAAACCTGCTGCTGCAACATTATAAGCTGTTCATGGTTTGGCAAACCGTGAtcttgtatcatttttttaagctttcGAAATTGATCACACTCTTGCTCAAGTTCATTCTGTATACGACATAATTCTTCATTTTTCATCTAAGTGCAAGAGATTGCAACagtaagtaataatatttttacctatgacatatcaaatatttaaaaaatatttacctataatatatcaaatatttaaaaaaatatttacctataacatatcaaatatttaaaaaatatttatctatgacatattaaattttgaaattagaaTATTTAAGTTATCATTTACCAAATTTTGAAATTACTCCGTAATTATTTTTACCCCtggaatatataaaaaaataacaaacataaaaacattaaaaagaaattacattTCTTTGAGCACTAGTGGAATTTGCTTGAATTTTTCATCCTTTAATAATTTGCTGTTTTTGTTCAGCATTTGTgtcttttaaaattcaaataaaattagtaaaaataactcaaataaGACATACTTGAGTTAACTTTCTTAAAGAGATTTTAGGTCTTAGAGATAATTaggtaactaaaaaaaaaaattatatatatatataaaaaaaaagatggtgtatttagataataaattctAGATACATAAATGACTTATAGGacttacaaaaaaagaataacagAATATTATCAGAATACAATAGGTAAAGCATTGTTAGGAACAATGAATAGGTTTAAATGCGACGAGACACTCCTCCATAATTATTATGAATGATGAAATTCATGATGTTAATTACtcaataatgctaatt
This Hydra vulgaris chromosome 04, alternate assembly HydraT2T_AEP DNA region includes the following protein-coding sequences:
- the LOC101237148 gene encoding leucine-rich repeat-containing protein 45 isoform X7 is translated as MANALMPHRLDLQNDSLREVIEWNFPMEHLNYTKFKYLSLETEMRNKMWENESKRNFYQQIGSSNSSQVLDQNQNVSNDITHFSNENHASNSNLTSSKPGGKFSSANISQNYTSNGNYQTNSNISTDFSSISLGGSQHMTPSLNLIQTENLIQNGQEYDNILTNDSSSVKEELLEMKSIFTKMMAAQTEDLIGFPEPVHLVLKLIKLECNLKEKDATIYNLETTIKKLKQESEKIKDDHEFQLASQQQETKFLKEKIDYKAEIEASLKSRSKETNDKVSVERLNEHIERLKEKIQEMETNNIQSEQKLKQLAHDAAISHQDLENMQEVIKNLQLNEKSHKIEIERYIAIEKEGLERERQDRYLLLVEQNKLKHKVEKLSENCKSYQMKNEELCRIQNELEQECDQFRKLKKMIQDHGLPNHEQLIMLQQQTEMFKDDVLTERKDRERAQAQREKMRRDLEILQSRNQSLQEQVYKYQEHIMRLNTGDRRILQNQEFLQMGHQVTRYKPPSYPAVNSWDLDTEFAGNKGGNKFARQLSSPAYFNPKIRMGTDMASNLLKNSSAVSQDLTSPVLNGRQGSPVNDPSLSRQSSLNGFPNNVRGISRRPQSFSDITDFDQWSQAQGLNQQTRNPTAAINRSPRSPLLGQSNDPWMVPPSNVPSQVRQVGQGGSNEFNYVNNIWSQHAPTLPVIFNGENLNSNNLVRMPSTFNWQLNDNQYPIHPNRINSPYGGQSDRLNSLKNFQGIDTWSTCSDDLNNIGGSRTATPVSNQSDFVIKEDRENHDNGTRISAGFQCGKCSARYHDTEAFRSHVEKCFNNS
- the LOC101237148 gene encoding leucine-rich repeat-containing protein 45 isoform X6, yielding MANALMPHRLDLQNDSLREVIEWNFPMEHLNYTKFKYLSLETEMRNKMWENESKRNFYQQIGSSNSSQVLDQNQNVSNDITHFSNENHASNSNLTSSKPGGKFSSANISQNYTSNGNYQTNSNISTDFSSISLGGSQHMTPSLNLIQTENLIQNGQEYDNILIFKKSNEKDMKRKLITNDSSSVKEELLEMKSIFTKMMAAQTEDLIGFPEPVHLVLKLIKLECNLKEKDATIYNLETTIKKLKQESEKIKDDHEFQLASQQQETKFLKEKIDYKAEIEASLKSRSKETNDKVSVERLNEHIERLKEKIQEMETNNIQSEQKLKQLAHDAAISHQDLENMQEVIKNLQLNEKSHKIEIERYIAIEKEGLERERQDRYLLLVEQNKLKHKVEKLSENCKSYQMKNEELCRIQNELEQECDQFRKLKKMIQDHGLPNHEQLIMLQQQTEMFKDDVLTERKDRERAQAQREKMRRDLEILQSRNQSLQEQVYKYQEHIMRLNTGDRRILQNQEFLQMGHQVTRYKPPSYPAVNSWDLDTEFAGNKGGNKFARQLSSPAYFNPKIRMGTDMASNLLKNSSAVSQDLTSPVLNGRQGSPVNDPSLSRQSSLNGFPNNVRGISRRPQSFSDITDFDQWSQAQGLNQQTRNPTAAINRSPRSPLLGQSNDPWMVPPSNVPSQVRQGGSNEFNYVNNIWSQHAPTLPVIFNGENLNSNNLVRMPSTFNWQLNDNQYPIHPNRINSPYGGQSDRLNSLKNFQGIDTWSTCSDDLNNIGGSRTATPVSNQSDFVIKEDRENHDNGTRISAGFQCGKCSARYHDTEAFRSHVEKCFNNS
- the LOC101237148 gene encoding leucine-rich repeat-containing protein 45 isoform X5 — encoded protein: MANALMPHRLDLQNDSLREVIEWNFPMEHLNYTKFKYLSLETEMRNKMWENESKRNFYQQIGSSNSSQVLDQNQNVSNDITHFSNENHASNSNLTSSKPGGKFSSANISQNYTSNGNYQTNSNISTDFSSISLGGSQHMTPSLNLIQTENLIQNGQEYDNILIFKKSNEKDMKRKLITNDSSSVKEELLEMKSIFTKMMAAQTEDLIGFPEPVHLVLKLIKLECNLKEKDATIYNLETTIKKLKQESEKIKDDHEFQLASQQQETKFLKEKIDYKAEIEASLKSRSKETNDKVSVERLNEHIERLKEKIQEMETNNIQSEQKLKQLAHDAAISHQDLENMQEVIKNLQLNEKSHKIEIERYIAIEKEGLERERQDRYLLLVEQNKLKHKVEKLSENCKSYQMKNEELCRIQNELEQECDQFRKLKKMIQDHGLPNHEQLIMLQQQTEMFKDDVLTERKDRERAQAQREKMRRDLEILQSRNQSLQEQVYKYQEHIMRLNTGDRRILQNQEFLQMGHQVTRYKPPSYPAVNSWDLDTEFAGNKGGNKFARQLSSPAYFNPKIRMGTDMASNLLKNSSAVSQDLTSPVLNGRQGSPVNDPSLSRQSSLNGFPNNVRGISRRPQSFSDITDFDQWSQAQGLNQQTRNPTAAINRSPRSPLLGQSNDPWMVPPSNVPSQVRQVGQGGSNEFNYVNNIWSQHAPTLPVIFNGENLNSNNLVRMPSTFNWQLNDNQYPIHPNRINSPYGGQSDRLNSLKNFQGIDTWSTCSDDLNNIGGSRTATPVSNQSDFVIKEDRENHDNGTRISAGFQCGKCSARYHDTEAFRSHVEKCFNNS